DNA from Cutibacterium acnes:
GACACCGACGTGACCGCGCACGGCGTCAACAGCTTCGGTCCACTGGGACAGGCCAAAAGTGTGAGTGACAATGGGGGTTTCGTCGATATTTCCCCGTCCGAGCATGTCGACCGCCCGGTGAACGTCTGCTCGACTGGCATTCGATCCTCCGGAGATCGTCAGCTCTTGGTAATGCACCGTATTGGGGGTGATGGTCGTCGTTGATCCTTTGGGGAAACCAGCAAACCAGCTCACGCGTCCGCCCGGGGCCGCGAGGTTAAGGGATTCCTCGGTCAATTCGTTACGACCGATAGCGACGATGACAAGCTCGGCCCCGTATCCGCCGGTGTGCTCGGTGACAACCTCGGAAAGGTGTTCCGGACAGGTCGTCACCGCTCCCATGGCTGCGGCGCGGTCGCGTCGATCCGCGTGCTTCTCACACAGGATGACTCGCCCAGCCCCGCATGCCAGGTTGAGCGCGGTATGAAGCAGGCCGATAGCCCCGCCGCCGATGATGACAACAGTCTCCCCAGGGTTCACCCCGCCATGACGGCGATGTCCGTTAAGAACACAGGAGAGAGGTTCCGCCAGGGCCAGCCGCGTAGCTGGTATCTCCGTAGCTACCGGGATGATGTTGCCGCGAGAGACCGCTTGGGCTGGCACACACAACCACGGCGCGAGGCCACCATCAAGGCCGTAACCGACGAGCTCGCAGTGGCTACATAAGTGCTCCCGTCCTGCGAGGCAAGCCCGGCAGGTGCCGCAGGAGACGACGATGGAGATAGTTGCCTGTTGCCCGACAACCAGTCCTTCCACCCCCTCGCCGAGGGAGGCGATCCTTCCGGCGATCTCGTGACCGAGGGTGACCCCGGGGCGCACCCCGGCGGTTTTCTCACCGGAAATGATGCGTAGGTCGGTGCCGCAGATTGTCGTCGCCTCGACGGCCAGCACGACCTCTCCGGGACCAGGCGTGGGTATGGGTTTTTCGGCTACCTGGACGTCTCCGGGGCCATTGAGAACTAGAGCTGGCATGGTGTGCGTCATGTGATCTCCTTCGTCAGTTCTAGTGTCGCATTTCTGTTACGTCGGGCAGGCTGCGCAGGCGCCAATTACCATGTGACATGGGGAAAACACCATCGACGATGATGACAGGAGACCCAGATATGACCCGACTTGTGAATAATCCCGATAATTTCCCATCTCAGGCGGTCGCGGGGCTTGTCAGCGCTTTCCCGAACCATCTGAGGCCGGTATTCGGGGGAGTTGTTCGCGCCGCCCGTACCGATCGCAAGGTTGCCCTCGTCGTCGGTGGGGGATCGGGACATTACCCGGCCTTTGCAGGTTGGGTCGGTCCTGGCTTCGCTGATGGTGCTGTGTGCGGGAACATCTTCTCCTCTCCCTCGGCCTCCCAGGCTTATGCAGTGTGCAAAGCCGCTGATCGTGGCGCCGGGCTCCTCATTGGATTCGGCAACTACGCCGGGGACGTCCTGCACTTTGGGCAAGCAGCAGAGCGGCTTCGTAGCGAGGGGATCGACGCGCGTTGCCTGCTCGTTACTGACGACATTGCTTCGGCGCCGGACCATCTCAAGCGTCGGGGAATTGCTGGCGACCTGCCGGTCTTCAAGGTCACAGCGGCGGCCTGTGAGGAGGGCCGGGACATTGACGAGGTCGTCGCGATATTTGACCGGGTTAACGATCGCACTCGGTCCCTCGGAGTGGCCTTTGCAGGCTGCACTTTGCCGGGAGCCGACGAGCCTCTATTCCGAGTCGAGGCAGGCCAGATGGGCGTGGGCATGGGGATCCACGGTGAGCCCGGCATTCACGATGAGACCTTGGGCACCGCAGACGAGGTGGCTGCCATGCTCGTTAACAGATTGCTGGCTGACCGGCCCGAGAATCCTGGGACTCGAGTGGTGCCGATCGTTAACGGGCTGGGCAGTACTAAATACGAGGAGCTCTTCGTACTGTGGAATGACATCAGCCGTCATCTTGAGAAAGCTGGCCTGGCAATTGTCGATCCGCAGGTGGGAGAATTTGTCACCAGCCTCGACATGGCCGGAGTCTCCCTGACTCTGGTGTGGCTCGACGACGTCATCGAGCCGTTGTGGTTGGCAGCATGCGACACTCCCGCGTACCGACGCGGAACTGTCGGTCAGGTGGATTTTGATACCACGCCGCTGCCCCAGGAGGTTGAGCGGGTCATGGTTGCTAACCCGGGATCTCGAGCTTCCCGGAGTCTTGCGGGCGTTATCGTCGAAGCTCTGGAAGTGGTGGCGACGAGGTTGTCGGAACGCAGTAGCGAGTTGGGCCGTCTCGATTCTGTGGCTGGCGACGGTGACCACGGTATTGGCATGGCACGTGGGTCCCGGGCTGCCCTTGCCGAGGCACGACGGGTGAGCGGGGACGGTGCCGGTGCGGCAACGACTCTCAATGCGGCCGGCTCAGCATGGTCTGAGCATGCTGGAGGGACCTCAGATGCGTTATGGGGAGCAGTGCTGACCGCCATCGGAGCGGTACTTGGTGACGAGGACCCGGCAGGCGAGGACACCATCCCTCGGGCGGCTCGAGCAGCCCTCGACGCTGTTATCCGGCTGGGAGGGGCTAGCGTCGGCGATAAAACGATGGTTGATGCCATGGACCCCTTCGTCACGACCCTCGAGTCCTCGTCTGATCCGCTGCCGCAGGCTTGGGAATCAGCCTGTCATGCTGCCGACATGGCAGCTCAGGCGACCTCCGAGGTGACAGCCACGGTCGGTCGGGCGCGCCCGCTGGGGGACAAGTCGCTGGGAACGCCTGATCCGGGAGCAGTGTCCTTCCACGAGGTGGTCGTCGCAGTCGGATCCGTGCTGTCGAAGTCAGCGTTGAGCAACGGGAGGTTTCGCGCTCAACGTTGACCGACCGGAGGTTTCGCGCTCCAGGGAAACACGATCCACTTGTCCGTGGCTTTCCACACGAAGTCCGGGTTGATGACGGTCGTGGGCTTGGCATAGAGCACCGCCGAGCGGACGTCGGCTTCGAAGCCGCGCAGCAACTCGAGTACCAGGGCCAGGGTGCGACCGGAATCAACAACGTCGTCGACGATCAGAATTCGCTTGTTCCTGATGGATTCGGTGTCAAGCATCGGGGCCAACAGAACGGGATCGGGGAGGGTTTCCTGGACGTCGGTGTAGAACTCGACATTGATGGCGTCGGTGAGTTTGACCCCGAGGGAATACGTGAGGGCTCCGCCAGGGATCATGCCGCCGCGTGCCACGGCGATGAGGATCTCGGGATCGAACCCCGAATGATGAATCCGGGCAGCTAATTCTTCGGCGGCGTCACCGAAGGTCTCCCAGGTGAGGATCTCTTTGCCTTCGAGGTCACTGGCGTCAGCATGGTACGCGGTCATAGAGCAACCTTAGCGATGCCGCAGCCGACATCGCCATGCGGTGTGGGACCGGTGGCGGGCCTGGTCGGTGGCGACGTGACCGACAACGATCAATCAAGAGTTAATTGCATGAGCACTGCAGTACGCCAGTTGCCTAGTTTGTACGCGATGTGCGGCAGTCGCCCGACTTCGACGAAGCCCATCGCCGAGTGGAAACTGATGCTGCGCTCATTGTCCGAATCGATCACCGACAGGAGGTTGCGCAGGCGATCATCTGCACGGGCGCGGCGGATGAGCTCGGTCATGAGTTTGCGTCCCACCCCTTGTCCTCGCGCCTGGGGATCGAGCCAGATCGTCACCTCCGCTGTGACGTCGTACCCGCCACCCTCGCGGAAACGGTGGTAATTGGCGTATCCCGCCATTGTTCCGTCGACCTCTGCTACCAGGAGTGGTCTGCTATCGGCTATCAGTTCGCGCCACCAGGACAGACGGTCCTCGACGTTGGTGTTGACCACTGTGTAAGAGTAGGTGGTTGCTACGGCGCTCTGGTTGTAGATGCGGCTTGCGGCAGGAAGATCGCGCTCCTCCATGGTGCGGATGTTGACGTCCATGGACGGTAACGATAGTGACCAAGTAGGGGACTACGGCGGGTATCTGCCTAGTGGAACACTCGCCTCGGGCGGTCACCGCTGTGGCCTGCTCACTGTAGGGGCGATGTCTGATACCACTGGTTATGGATAACCCGGATTCCCAGAACCGTCTCAGGACCAGTGGGGTCAGCCCCTTGCCCAGCCGCAGCCTTGGACCCGGCTTCTGACCTCAAGGGGCCTCATCCGAGCAGCTGATTTCCTTCGAAGATGCGGTGGGTTACTGCAAGTGGGGTGCGCCATTTTTCACTCCACATAGCCCCCAATCTGGGGAAACGTGCAACCCCGGTGTCGTGGGTAAGGACGTTTGGCCGTAAAGTCACCATCATGATCATCGGAATCCCACGGGAGTTACTCCCAGGTGAGAATCGGGTCGCCGCGACTCCGACGACTGTTCCCGCCCTACTCAAACTCGGCTACGAGGTGGTCGTCGAGGCCGGAGCTGGCGAGCATGCTGCTCAGCCTGACCGCGCGTATGAAGAGGCCGGAGCAAGGATTGTCGAACCGGGGGAGGCGTGGAAGGCTGACCTCGTACTGGCCGTCAACGAACCCACCGACGACCAGATCTCCCTCATGCGCGCAGGAGCCGTCCTCGTCACCTTTCTCCATCCCCGCCAGGACCTCGCCCTTACCGAGAAGCTGGCCGCAGCTGGCGTCACCGGTCTCAGCATGGATATGGTCCCGCGCATTTCGCGCGCCCAGTCGATGGACGCACTGTCTTCGATGGCCAATATCTCCGGTTACCGCGCCGTCGTCGAGGCGGCATTCGCCTACGGACGCACCTTCGGTGGCCAGGTCACTGCGGCAGGCAAGGTTCCGCCGGCCAAAGTCTTCGTCATCGGTACTGGCGTCGCCGGTTTGGCTGCACTGGGCGCCGCCAATTCGATGGGTGCCGAGGTTTACGCCACCGATGTCCGCCCCGAGACCGCTGAGCAGGTGCAGTCGATGGGCGCCACCTTCCTACACGTGCGAACCGGAGATTCTGACCAAGGCGTCAGTTCTGACGGCTACGCCAAAGAGACGAGCGACGACTACAACGCCCGCGCCGCCGAGTTGTACATGGAACAGGCTGGCAAGGACGATGTCATCATCACCACGGCTGCTATCCCTGGCAAGCCGTCCCCCAAACTCATCACTGCCGAGATGGTCTACGCGATGAAGCCTGGCAGCGTCATCGTTGACCTTGCTGCCCTAGGGGGTGGCAACTGCGAGTTGACTCGCCCCGGTGAGTCCTATGTCACCGATAACGGTGTGACGATTATTGGTTACACTGATCTGCCGTCTCGCCTGCCTGGTCAGGCCAGCCAGCTTTACGGCACCAACCTCGTCAATTTGCTTAAACTGGCCACCCCGGAAAAGAACGGCGAGCTCGTCCTTAACTTTGACGACGAGGTCATCCGCACTATGACGGTGTGCCACGAAGGTCAGGTGGCTTTCCCTCCACCTCCGGTACAGGTCGCTGCCGCGCCCAAGCCTGTCGCCAAAGCCGAGATTGCCAGTGCTCCGGCCACCCCGGAGAAAAAGCCGCGCCCGTGGCCGCAGACCTTCGGCATCGTCGCAGTGCTGTCGATCGCGCTGATTGCCCTGTTGACCTTCTCCCCGATGGAATTCGTAGCCTTGTTTGGCACCTTCGCCATCGCGGTCGTCGTTGGCTACTACGTGGTGTGGAACGTCACCCACGCACTCCACACCCCGCTTATGAGTGTCACGAACGCTATCAGCGGCATCATCATCGTTGGTGCGATCACCCAACTCGGCAGTGAATCGTGGGGTATCCGGATTGTCGCCGCGTTGACTGTGCTTATTGCCAGTATCAACATCTTTGGCGGCTTCACGGTCACCCAGCGCATGCTCAAGATGTTCAGGAAGGCCTGATCCATGACGTCAACACTTCTTATTGCCCCGTTGGCCGGGTCGTTGGTGAATTTCGTCAACGCATCCTTCATCGTCGCAGGCCTACTGTTCATCTTTGCCCTGGCCGGTCTGTCTAAATTTGAGACTTCTAAGAAGGGTAATGCCTATGGCATTCTCGGCATGGTCATCGCGATTGTCGCGACGATCGTCGCTCTGGTGAAGTTGCCGGGATACTCGCCGGTATCCATCGTTTTGCTCTTCATCCCGATGCTTATTGGCGGCGCTTTCGGCGTGTGGAAGGCCGTTAAGGTCGAGATGACCGGAATGCCTGAGCTCATCGCTCAGCTGCACTCCTTCGTCGGTCTGGCCGCTGTACTTATCGGGTTCAACGCGTTCGCTGAGGAGGGAACCGGTGCCAGCACCTTCCAGCTTTCCGAGATCTGGATTGGCATCTTCATTGGCGCTCTTACCTTCACGGGATCGCTGGTGGCCTGGGGCAAGCTCTCGGGCAAAGTCGCTTCAAAGCCACTGACCCTGCCAGGTCGTAATTGGATCAACCTTGGTCTGCTGGTCGTTATCATCGCCTGCGGTATCTGGTTCTCCAATGTTTCTGGTGGTATTGCGTGGCTGCCGCTGGCGCTACTGACTCTGGCCTCGCTGTTCCTCGGCTTCCACCTCGTCGCCGCTATCGGTGGCGCGGATATGCCAGTCGTCATTTCGATGCTGAACAGCTACTCCGGTTGGGCAGCTGCCTTCTCCGGATTTAGTTTGCACATCCCGGTGCTTATCGTCACCGGTGCCCTCGTCGGCTTCTCCGGCGCCATCCTGTCCTACATCATGTGCAAGGCTATGAACCGCTCTTTCGTGTCGGTCATCCTCGGTGGTTTTGGCGATGCCCCGGCGGTTGAGGGTGAGGGTCCTGCGGGGGAGATCACTGAGATCAAGGCTGACGAGTTGGCTTCCCAGCTGTCTGAAGCGTCCTCGGTCATTATTGCTCCCGGATACGGCATGGCCGTGGCTCAGGCCCAGTACCCAGTCGCCGAATTGGCTAAGAAGCTGCGCGACAATGGTGTGGACGTTAAGTTCGCGATCCATCCGGTAGCCGGCCGTCTGCCCGGTCACATGAATGTGTTGCTCGCCGAAGCCCACGTCCCCTACGACATCGTCATGGAGATGGACGAGATCAATGACGACTTCGCCGACGCTGACGTTGTCCTGGTCATTGGCGCCAACGACACCGTTAACCCTGCCGCTATGGATCCTGGTACCCCGATTTCGGGTATGCCAGTGCTCCACGTCTGGGAAGGCCATGAGGTGGTTGTTTTCAAGCGCTCCATGAAGCCCGGATATGCCGGTGTGGAGAACCCGTTGTTCTTCGCCGATAACACCCGGATGCTCTTCGGTGATGCGAAGGCAAGCGTTGACGCTCTGGTAGCTGCTCTTTGACGGCGCCGCAACCTGTTTTCGATGCCCGCGACTGACTGACGGTCGTGGGCATCGTTGCATGCTGGGGGTGAGTGTCGCGAGGCGGCACTATGATAACCGTGAATGTCTATCAGGCCCCTTGTTAGGGCCGGAACAAGGAGAAGACGTGACCTACGTCATCGGTCTGCCCTGCGTGGACGTCAAGGATCGTGCTTGCGTCGAAGAGTGCCCTGTCGACTGCATTTACGAGGGTGAGCGTAGCCTTTATATTCACCCTGAGGAGTGCGTTGATTGCGGTGCCTGTGAGCCCGTGTGCCCCGTCGAGGCTATCTACTACGAGGATGACCTGCCCGGCGACCAGGAGAAGTTCCTTGACATCAACGCCGAGTTCTTTAACGAGCTGGGATCCCCGGGCGGTGCTGCGCGGCTTGGCCCGACCCACAAGGACCACCCGGCCGTCGAAACCCTGCCCCCACAGGGCGAATGAGTCGCCGTAACGTCTCTGCCAGCCTGCCTACCTTTCCTTGGGATACCATCGCCGAGGCCAGGCGTAAGGCTCAGTCCCATCCCGACGGCATCGTCGATTTGTCGATGGGTACGCCGGTCGATCCCGCCCCGGGCGTTGCCATCGCGGCGCTTACGGCGGCTGGTGACGCTCACGGTTACCCGCAGGTGTGGGGGACTCCTGCCCTGCGAGCCGGAATCCTGGATCACATGAAACAGGTCTGGGGTGCGCCCGCCAGCCTTGAGGAGACTAGCGTTCTGCCAGTTATCGGGACCAAAGAGTTGGTGGCCTCCCTGCCTGGCCAGCTTGGACTGGGGCCGGATTCGACCATCGTCATACCAGCGTGCGCCTATCCGACCTACCGGGTTGGTGCTCAGCTTGCTGGGGCCAAGATTGTTGCCGTTAATGAGCCTGACGAGGTCGATGTCGCACCTGACCTTATCTGGATTAATTCCCCGGCCAACCCGTCAGGTCGCGTCCTCGACCTTGACGAGATGAAAGCATGGGTGGATCTGGCGCGCAGCACGGGGGCTGTGCTGGCCTCCGACGAGTGCTATGGCGAGTTTGTCTGGGAAGGGGAGTCGGTTTCGGTCCTAGACGAGAGAGTCAACAGCGGTGACGTCACCGGCTTACTGGCCTGCCTGTCGATGTCCAAGCGATCGAATATGGCCGGCTACCGCGCGGGGTTTGCCGTTGGGGATGCTGAGTTGACCAGTGAGCTACTCACCGTGCGTAAGCACTCGGGACTCATGATTCCAGCCCCGGTGGTAGCTGCTATGCAGGCTGCCCTGGCAGATCGCTCCCATGTGCTTGAGCAAGTGAAGCGGTACCGGCTACGTCGCAATGTCCTGAAGCCAGCTTTGGAGAAGGCCGGCTTCCGTATCGACCTTTCCGAAGGGTCGCTGTACCTGTGGGCGACTCACGACGAGGACTGCCGGGTTACTCTGGATCGACTAGCCGATCTGGGAATTCTCTGTTCTCCCGGTGATTTTTACGTTGCCGGTGGTTCCGACCATGTCCGTATCGGACTGACGGCTACCGACGAGAGGATTAATGCCGCCGCCCAGCGGATACAGCCTTGACTAGCTCCGAGCGGTGACGGTGCCGGAGACCCAGCCCGTCCCGCTGGCAGCTGGGCTCGCTGAGGGACCGGCGGCCGCGCCCCATGAGGCGTAATGCTCGGAGTCTGCTCTCCAGCTCGTCGTTGCGACCGTCGCGCGGTCGATTGGCCCCAGGCTCGTGCTTGCCATCGTCAACGCCACTGCCGCGCGCACAAGTACCGGGTCAGTAGCGGTAAATGTCACCGTTGGGCCAGTTACTTGGGTGGCGACCTTCGGTGCAAGTGCCCTACGTGCCGTGCGGGCGAGTTCCTGAACGGTTGTCGTCTTGGAGGATCTATTGATGCAGGTCAATGCTGAGGGAGAATGACCCGTGAGTGCTGAAGCCCATGCCTTCGCTAGCGGCTCATGTTTGCGGTAGGCCTCGGGATATCCGGATCGCTGTACTTGCTGGGCGGCGTCATTGATACTGACGGTCTTCCAGTTGCTGAACTTCACCAGTTCCCCGTAGAACTTTCCCGACGAATACCACGGATCCATGATCTGCTTGGCGGTTCCCCACCCCTGGGAGGGACGCTGTTGGAATAACCCGAGGGAGTCGCGATCCCCGTAGTCAATATTGCGTAGCTTTGATTCCTGCATAGCCGTTGTCAGAGCGATGGCGGCCGCACGGGTCGGAAGGCCACGGCGGATTGACTCGGCAGTGATGATGGCGGCGTTCTGGGATTGCTCTAAATCGAGGTCGTAGGACTGGCCTAAGACCACCACTCGGCAACCCTCAGGCTCCGTCGTGGCGAAGGGGTCGACGGCCTTCCATACTTTGTAGCCTCCCCAGCCCAGCCCGGCCAGGATCGTCAGTACCACCATGAGGGCGGCAATCGACCTCACAGGGTTGGCAGACCGACGTTTACGTCGTTGTCGCGTAGCCGCAGGGCGGGTCCGGCGGGGAGAGGGCTTCGTCATGTCAGTTCTGATGCAAATCCGAGTTGAGTTCGATCTTGTGGTTACCGCGGCCGCGCGCCTTGACGATCCCCGTCGTTGAATCACGAATGTAGAGGATGTCGCTGGCGCCGGAGAGCTCAGAGGCCTTGACAACCTTGCCGTTAGGCAGAGTTACTTTGGTGCCTGCAGTGACGTAGAGGCCAGCCTCGACGACGCAGTTGTCACCCAGGGAAATGCCGATTCCGGCCTCAGCACCAAGCAGGCAGCCGCGACCAATTGTCACCCGCTCTTTGCCGCCACCTGAGAGGGTCCCCATGATGGAGGCTCCGCCGCCGATATCGGTGCCGTCGCCCACAATGACACCCTGGCTGATGCGTCCTTCGACCATCGAGTGGCCTAGCGTACCGGCGTTGAAGTTGACGAACCCTTCGTGCATGACGGTGGTTCCCACGGCTAGGTGAGCCCCCAGGCGGACTCGGTCGGCGTCACCAATGCGCACACCAGTGGGGACGACAAAGTCAACCATGCGCGGGAATTTGTCGATCAGAAGAACGGTGAAGGGGGCATGGGCAATGCGTGCCTCCATGCGGGCCTTTTCGAGATCGGCCATG
Protein-coding regions in this window:
- a CDS encoding dihydroxyacetone kinase family protein, with protein sequence MTRLVNNPDNFPSQAVAGLVSAFPNHLRPVFGGVVRAARTDRKVALVVGGGSGHYPAFAGWVGPGFADGAVCGNIFSSPSASQAYAVCKAADRGAGLLIGFGNYAGDVLHFGQAAERLRSEGIDARCLLVTDDIASAPDHLKRRGIAGDLPVFKVTAAACEEGRDIDEVVAIFDRVNDRTRSLGVAFAGCTLPGADEPLFRVEAGQMGVGMGIHGEPGIHDETLGTADEVAAMLVNRLLADRPENPGTRVVPIVNGLGSTKYEELFVLWNDISRHLEKAGLAIVDPQVGEFVTSLDMAGVSLTLVWLDDVIEPLWLAACDTPAYRRGTVGQVDFDTTPLPQEVERVMVANPGSRASRSLAGVIVEALEVVATRLSERSSELGRLDSVAGDGDHGIGMARGSRAALAEARRVSGDGAGAATTLNAAGSAWSEHAGGTSDALWGAVLTAIGAVLGDEDPAGEDTIPRAARAALDAVIRLGGASVGDKTMVDAMDPFVTTLESSSDPLPQAWESACHAADMAAQATSEVTATVGRARPLGDKSLGTPDPGAVSFHEVVVAVGSVLSKSALSNGRFRAQR
- the dapC gene encoding succinyldiaminopimelate transaminase, yielding MSRRNVSASLPTFPWDTIAEARRKAQSHPDGIVDLSMGTPVDPAPGVAIAALTAAGDAHGYPQVWGTPALRAGILDHMKQVWGAPASLEETSVLPVIGTKELVASLPGQLGLGPDSTIVIPACAYPTYRVGAQLAGAKIVAVNEPDEVDVAPDLIWINSPANPSGRVLDLDEMKAWVDLARSTGAVLASDECYGEFVWEGESVSVLDERVNSGDVTGLLACLSMSKRSNMAGYRAGFAVGDAELTSELLTVRKHSGLMIPAPVVAAMQAALADRSHVLEQVKRYRLRRNVLKPALEKAGFRIDLSEGSLYLWATHDEDCRVTLDRLADLGILCSPGDFYVAGGSDHVRIGLTATDERINAAAQRIQP
- the fdxA gene encoding ferredoxin, with product MTYVIGLPCVDVKDRACVEECPVDCIYEGERSLYIHPEECVDCGACEPVCPVEAIYYEDDLPGDQEKFLDINAEFFNELGSPGGAARLGPTHKDHPAVETLPPQGE
- the dapD gene encoding 2,3,4,5-tetrahydropyridine-2,6-dicarboxylate N-succinyltransferase, which codes for MTQTTTSQTASADRRAWGWGLATVHEDGGVLDTWYPEPQLGCPDDSSAPADLHRVTEAGRDAIRNVHTEVVHTVIDLDAAPVDVSDAYLRLHLLSSRLAIPRTINLDGIFGVLPNNAWTTIGPIRMADLEKARMEARIAHAPFTVLLIDKFPRMVDFVVPTGVRIGDADRVRLGAHLAVGTTVMHEGFVNFNAGTLGHSMVEGRISQGVIVGDGTDIGGGASIMGTLSGGGKERVTIGRGCLLGAEAGIGISLGDNCVVEAGLYVTAGTKVTLPNGKVVKASELSGASDILYIRDSTTGIVKARGRGNHKIELNSDLHQN
- a CDS encoding Re/Si-specific NAD(P)(+) transhydrogenase subunit alpha codes for the protein MIIGIPRELLPGENRVAATPTTVPALLKLGYEVVVEAGAGEHAAQPDRAYEEAGARIVEPGEAWKADLVLAVNEPTDDQISLMRAGAVLVTFLHPRQDLALTEKLAAAGVTGLSMDMVPRISRAQSMDALSSMANISGYRAVVEAAFAYGRTFGGQVTAAGKVPPAKVFVIGTGVAGLAALGAANSMGAEVYATDVRPETAEQVQSMGATFLHVRTGDSDQGVSSDGYAKETSDDYNARAAELYMEQAGKDDVIITTAAIPGKPSPKLITAEMVYAMKPGSVIVDLAALGGGNCELTRPGESYVTDNGVTIIGYTDLPSRLPGQASQLYGTNLVNLLKLATPEKNGELVLNFDDEVIRTMTVCHEGQVAFPPPPVQVAAAPKPVAKAEIASAPATPEKKPRPWPQTFGIVAVLSIALIALLTFSPMEFVALFGTFAIAVVVGYYVVWNVTHALHTPLMSVTNAISGIIIVGAITQLGSESWGIRIVAALTVLIASINIFGGFTVTQRMLKMFRKA
- a CDS encoding zinc-dependent dehydrogenase — encoded protein: MTHTMPALVLNGPGDVQVAEKPIPTPGPGEVVLAVEATTICGTDLRIISGEKTAGVRPGVTLGHEIAGRIASLGEGVEGLVVGQQATISIVVSCGTCRACLAGREHLCSHCELVGYGLDGGLAPWLCVPAQAVSRGNIIPVATEIPATRLALAEPLSCVLNGHRRHGGVNPGETVVIIGGGAIGLLHTALNLACGAGRVILCEKHADRRDRAAAMGAVTTCPEHLSEVVTEHTGGYGAELVIVAIGRNELTEESLNLAAPGGRVSWFAGFPKGSTTTITPNTVHYQELTISGGSNASRADVHRAVDMLGRGNIDETPIVTHTFGLSQWTEAVDAVRGHVGVKIAIDPRR
- a CDS encoding GNAT family N-acetyltransferase, producing the protein MDVNIRTMEERDLPAASRIYNQSAVATTYSYTVVNTNVEDRLSWWRELIADSRPLLVAEVDGTMAGYANYHRFREGGGYDVTAEVTIWLDPQARGQGVGRKLMTELIRRARADDRLRNLLSVIDSDNERSISFHSAMGFVEVGRLPHIAYKLGNWRTAVLMQLTLD
- a CDS encoding phosphoribosyltransferase, whose translation is MTAYHADASDLEGKEILTWETFGDAAEELAARIHHSGFDPEILIAVARGGMIPGGALTYSLGVKLTDAINVEFYTDVQETLPDPVLLAPMLDTESIRNKRILIVDDVVDSGRTLALVLELLRGFEADVRSAVLYAKPTTVINPDFVWKATDKWIVFPWSAKPPVGQR
- a CDS encoding NAD(P)(+) transhydrogenase (Re/Si-specific) subunit beta; its protein translation is MTSTLLIAPLAGSLVNFVNASFIVAGLLFIFALAGLSKFETSKKGNAYGILGMVIAIVATIVALVKLPGYSPVSIVLLFIPMLIGGAFGVWKAVKVEMTGMPELIAQLHSFVGLAAVLIGFNAFAEEGTGASTFQLSEIWIGIFIGALTFTGSLVAWGKLSGKVASKPLTLPGRNWINLGLLVVIIACGIWFSNVSGGIAWLPLALLTLASLFLGFHLVAAIGGADMPVVISMLNSYSGWAAAFSGFSLHIPVLIVTGALVGFSGAILSYIMCKAMNRSFVSVILGGFGDAPAVEGEGPAGEITEIKADELASQLSEASSVIIAPGYGMAVAQAQYPVAELAKKLRDNGVDVKFAIHPVAGRLPGHMNVLLAEAHVPYDIVMEMDEINDDFADADVVLVIGANDTVNPAAMDPGTPISGMPVLHVWEGHEVVVFKRSMKPGYAGVENPLFFADNTRMLFGDAKASVDALVAAL